In Leeia aquatica, a single window of DNA contains:
- a CDS encoding DmpA family aminopeptidase — MTSKPRARELGIPFSGQPGRWNAITDVAGVEVGHTTLIEGTSTRTGVTAILPCGRQAGGASVPAAVFSLNGNGELTGSHWIEESGFMAGPVMLTNTHSVGVVRDAVAAWLDKVTPPEEGQGFHLPVVGETYDGVLNDISAQAVRAEHAVAALTQARSGPVAEGNVGGGTGMITHRFKGGIGTASRMLEVAGTIGTLGVLVQSNYGARDMLTIAGVPVGQHLTELMPEIRQQRDGSIIIVVAADLPLLPHQLKRVARRATMGLARLGGAAFNSSGDLFLAFSTARPTRQDGKEQWSTLVNDDLDGVFRATVEATEEAIVNALLAAETLQGFQGNVVHALPHDELLAVMQQYGRLG; from the coding sequence ATGACAAGCAAACCACGCGCCCGCGAGCTGGGCATCCCGTTTTCCGGCCAGCCCGGACGCTGGAACGCCATTACCGATGTGGCGGGGGTGGAGGTGGGACACACCACCTTGATCGAAGGGACATCGACCCGTACCGGCGTGACGGCCATCCTGCCTTGTGGGCGGCAAGCGGGCGGGGCTTCGGTACCCGCTGCGGTGTTTTCGCTGAACGGTAATGGCGAGCTGACCGGCTCGCACTGGATCGAAGAATCCGGCTTCATGGCCGGGCCGGTGATGTTGACCAATACCCATTCGGTTGGCGTGGTACGGGATGCTGTCGCCGCCTGGCTGGATAAGGTGACACCACCCGAAGAAGGGCAGGGTTTCCACTTGCCGGTGGTGGGGGAAACCTACGATGGGGTGCTGAACGACATTTCGGCTCAGGCGGTTCGTGCCGAGCATGCGGTGGCGGCATTGACCCAAGCGCGCTCTGGGCCGGTGGCAGAAGGCAATGTCGGCGGCGGGACCGGCATGATCACCCATCGCTTCAAGGGAGGGATCGGTACCGCCAGCCGGATGCTGGAGGTGGCGGGCACGATCGGCACCCTCGGTGTGCTGGTGCAGAGCAACTACGGCGCGCGGGACATGCTGACCATCGCCGGGGTGCCGGTTGGGCAGCATCTGACGGAGCTGATGCCGGAAATTCGGCAACAGCGTGATGGCTCCATCATCATCGTGGTGGCGGCCGATCTGCCCTTGCTGCCGCATCAGCTCAAGCGGGTAGCGCGGCGGGCCACCATGGGGCTGGCACGGCTTGGCGGCGCCGCCTTCAATTCCAGTGGCGACCTGTTCCTGGCCTTCTCCACTGCCCGCCCGACCCGGCAGGACGGGAAGGAGCAGTGGTCAACACTGGTCAATGATGACCTGGACGGGGTATTCCGGGCCACGGTGGAGGCGACGGAAGAGGCGATTGTGAATGCCCTGCTGGCAGCAGAAACCCTGCAAGGCTTTCAGGGCAATGTGGTGCATGCCTTGCCGCATGATGAACTGCTGGCGGTAATGCAGCAGTATGGCCGCCTCGGCTAG
- a CDS encoding bifunctional 4-hydroxy-2-oxoglutarate aldolase/2-dehydro-3-deoxy-phosphogluconate aldolase, translating into MDNMTLDQIIAATTVMPVIVVDDVATAVPLARALVAGGIRTLEVTLRTPAALDAIRTIKAEVPEAILGAGTITTPQQLDAAIAAGAAFGVSPGSSPRLLQAIQASGLPFLPGVMTPSEALVALEAGFTVQKFFPAVPAGGVKVLDAIRGPFPELRFCPTGGISLQTAPDFLRLPNVVCIGGSWLTPKAAVAAGDWAEITRLAQEAAALRG; encoded by the coding sequence ATCGACAACATGACCCTCGACCAGATTATTGCCGCCACCACCGTGATGCCCGTCATCGTGGTGGATGACGTGGCGACTGCCGTGCCGCTGGCGCGCGCGCTGGTAGCCGGTGGCATCCGCACGCTGGAAGTCACCTTGCGCACCCCTGCGGCACTGGATGCCATCCGCACGATCAAGGCCGAAGTACCCGAAGCCATCCTGGGCGCAGGCACCATTACCACCCCGCAACAGCTGGATGCCGCCATCGCTGCCGGTGCGGCCTTTGGCGTCAGCCCCGGCAGCAGCCCGCGCCTGCTGCAAGCCATCCAGGCCAGCGGCCTGCCCTTCCTGCCCGGCGTGATGACCCCGAGCGAAGCACTGGTAGCACTGGAGGCGGGCTTTACCGTACAAAAATTCTTCCCGGCGGTTCCGGCTGGCGGTGTCAAGGTGCTGGACGCCATTCGCGGCCCCTTCCCCGAGCTGCGTTTCTGCCCGACCGGCGGCATCTCGCTGCAAACCGCACCGGATTTTCTGCGTCTGCCGAATGTGGTGTGTATTGGCGGCTCCTGGTTGACCCCAAAAGCCGCAGTGGCTGCAGGCGACTGGGCCGAGATCACCCGCCTGGCCCAGGAAGCCGCTGCACTGCGCGGCTGA
- a CDS encoding FmdB family zinc ribbon protein: MPIYAYRCDSCGHQKDVLQKMSDAPLTDCPQCGKASFAKQLTAAGFQLKGSGWYATDFRGGGSSSTASSTTTSSSTSESSAAASDSGAACGGGGCACH, encoded by the coding sequence ATGCCGATTTATGCCTACCGCTGTGACAGCTGCGGCCATCAGAAAGATGTGCTGCAGAAAATGTCCGATGCCCCGTTGACCGATTGCCCCCAGTGCGGCAAGGCCAGCTTTGCCAAACAGCTGACCGCAGCCGGTTTCCAGCTCAAGGGGTCCGGCTGGTACGCCACCGACTTCCGTGGCGGTGGCAGCAGCAGTACCGCCAGCAGTACCACAACCAGTAGCAGCACATCTGAGAGCAGCGCAGCTGCCAGCGACAGTGGCGCAGCCTGCGGAGGTGGTGGATGCGCCTGCCACTAG
- the zwf gene encoding glucose-6-phosphate dehydrogenase: MTLTQSFNMVLFGGTGDLVLRKLLPALYQCHRAGQLAAGGRIFCLGRRDYSQAQYLQQAEEKARQFVPSADWSDEVWASYASRLEYVKVDAEQAADYAGLKAVLDARAAEVTVYYLSTSPELFTGICQNLAAQDMNGPHTRVVLEKPLGHDLQSSNDINQAVGQYFQERQIYRIDHYLGKESVQNLMALRFGNALFDPLWRREWIRDVQITIAEEVGIEKRGGFYDHTGALRDMVQNHLLQLLCFVAMEPPHSLDSDAIRDEKLKVLRALVPYSPEEVSTRTVRGQYRAGASRGQPAVGYLQEEGVPADSRTETFVALRCEVANWRWAGVPFFLRTGKRMADRLAEIVINFRDVPHQIFPTSMGMSTPNKLVIRLQPDEHMKLYFLAKVPGDAMRLQQVSLDLDFGEQFAARRAEAYERLLLDAIRGNLALFVRQDELEQAWRWVEPIMTAWEQDGNPPKPYTAGTWGPAASSALLSRDGLAWHEEV, translated from the coding sequence GTGACCCTCACCCAATCCTTCAACATGGTGTTGTTTGGCGGCACCGGCGACCTGGTGCTGCGCAAACTGTTGCCTGCACTCTATCAGTGTCACCGTGCCGGTCAGCTGGCGGCGGGTGGTCGCATCTTCTGCCTCGGCCGTCGTGACTACAGCCAGGCACAGTACCTGCAGCAGGCCGAAGAAAAGGCGCGCCAGTTCGTGCCGTCTGCAGACTGGTCCGACGAGGTGTGGGCTAGCTATGCCAGCCGCCTGGAATATGTGAAGGTGGATGCCGAGCAGGCTGCAGATTACGCCGGGCTTAAGGCCGTGCTGGATGCACGGGCGGCGGAAGTCACCGTCTACTATCTGTCGACCAGTCCGGAGCTGTTTACCGGTATTTGCCAGAACTTGGCCGCGCAAGACATGAATGGCCCGCACACCCGGGTGGTGCTGGAAAAGCCATTGGGGCATGACCTGCAGTCCAGCAATGACATCAATCAGGCGGTTGGTCAGTATTTCCAGGAACGGCAGATTTACCGGATCGACCACTATCTGGGCAAGGAATCGGTACAAAACCTGATGGCGCTGCGCTTTGGCAATGCGCTGTTCGACCCGCTGTGGCGCCGTGAGTGGATTCGCGACGTACAGATCACCATCGCTGAAGAAGTCGGGATCGAGAAACGCGGCGGGTTTTACGACCATACCGGTGCGCTGCGTGACATGGTGCAGAACCACCTGTTGCAGCTGCTGTGCTTTGTAGCGATGGAGCCTCCGCATAGCCTGGATTCAGACGCCATCCGTGACGAGAAGCTGAAAGTATTGCGCGCCTTGGTGCCCTACAGCCCGGAAGAGGTCAGCACCCGTACGGTGCGCGGCCAGTACCGCGCAGGCGCGTCGCGCGGTCAGCCAGCGGTCGGCTACTTGCAGGAAGAGGGGGTGCCAGCGGACAGCCGGACGGAAACCTTTGTCGCCTTGCGTTGCGAAGTGGCCAACTGGCGCTGGGCCGGGGTGCCATTTTTCCTGCGCACCGGCAAGCGCATGGCCGACCGTCTGGCCGAAATCGTCATCAATTTCCGCGACGTGCCGCACCAGATTTTTCCGACCAGCATGGGCATGTCTACCCCGAACAAGCTGGTGATCCGCCTGCAGCCGGATGAGCACATGAAGCTGTATTTCTTGGCCAAGGTGCCGGGTGATGCCATGCGCTTGCAGCAGGTGTCGCTGGATCTGGACTTTGGCGAGCAATTCGCCGCTCGCCGTGCCGAGGCGTATGAGCGTCTGCTGCTGGATGCCATTCGTGGCAATCTGGCGCTGTTTGTGCGTCAGGATGAGCTGGAGCAGGCCTGGCGCTGGGTCGAGCCGATCATGACCGCCTGGGAGCAGGACGGTAATCCGCCCAAGCCGTATACCGCGGGCACTTGGGGTCCAGCGGCATCGTCCGCCCTGCTGTCGCGGGATGGTCTCGCCTGGCACGAGGAGGTGTGA
- the aspS gene encoding aspartate--tRNA ligase, giving the protein MRTDYCGLVDTRYLDQTVTLYGWAHRRRDHGRVIFIDLRDREGLVQVVCDSDFADVFSVADGVRNEFVLKITGKVRRRTEATINPNLTSGEIEVLAHSIEVLNPSVTPPFLMDDDNLSENTRLTYRVLDLRRPAMQKNLRLRYRVAMLIRNYLDAQGFIDVETPMLTRSTPEGARDYLVPSRVHDGQFFALPQSPQLFKQLLMVAGFDRYYQITKCFRDEDLRADRQPEFTQIDLETSFLNENQIMDITEHMARHVFREAINVELGDFPRMSYQEAMFRFGSDKPDLRVPLEFTELTEVMKEVPFKVFAGAANQPGGRVVGLRIPGGASLSRSEIDAYTQFVGIYGAKGLAYIKVNDISQPNETGLQSPIVKNLTEAALKATLERTGAQNGDLIFFGADKAKVVNEAIGALRLKIGHEKGFASKEWKPLWVVDFPMFEHDEEEDRWTACHHPFTSPKDGHEDLMVTDPAQCLAKAYDMVLNGWEIGGGSVRIHRADVQSKVFDALKISPEDAQNKFGFLLDNLQFGAPPHGGLAFGLDRLVTLMTGAESIRDVIAFPKTQRAQCLLTNAPNAVDEKQLRDLHIKLRNPPQLAS; this is encoded by the coding sequence ATGCGTACCGATTATTGCGGTCTGGTCGATACCCGCTATCTGGACCAAACCGTTACCCTCTATGGCTGGGCCCACCGTCGCCGTGACCACGGCCGCGTGATCTTCATTGACTTGCGCGACCGCGAAGGTCTGGTGCAAGTAGTTTGCGACTCGGATTTTGCTGACGTTTTTTCAGTGGCAGATGGTGTGCGCAACGAATTTGTACTCAAGATCACTGGTAAAGTACGACGCAGAACTGAGGCCACCATCAACCCCAACCTGACCTCGGGTGAAATCGAAGTGCTGGCCCACAGCATTGAAGTGCTGAACCCGTCGGTCACGCCGCCGTTCCTGATGGACGACGACAACCTGTCGGAAAACACCCGCCTCACCTACCGCGTGCTGGACCTGCGCCGCCCGGCAATGCAAAAGAACCTGCGCCTGCGCTACCGCGTGGCGATGCTGATCCGCAACTATCTGGACGCGCAAGGCTTCATCGACGTGGAAACGCCGATGCTGACCCGCAGCACCCCGGAAGGTGCGCGCGACTATCTGGTGCCGAGCCGGGTGCACGATGGCCAGTTCTTCGCCCTGCCGCAAAGCCCGCAGCTGTTCAAGCAGCTGCTGATGGTGGCTGGTTTTGACCGTTACTACCAGATCACCAAGTGCTTCCGCGACGAAGACCTGCGCGCCGACCGGCAGCCGGAATTCACCCAGATCGACCTGGAAACCTCGTTCCTGAACGAAAACCAGATCATGGACATCACCGAGCACATGGCCCGCCATGTATTCCGTGAAGCCATCAATGTCGAGCTGGGCGACTTCCCGCGCATGAGCTATCAGGAAGCCATGTTCCGCTTTGGCTCCGACAAGCCGGACCTGCGTGTACCACTGGAATTCACTGAGCTGACCGAGGTGATGAAAGAGGTGCCGTTCAAGGTGTTCGCCGGTGCAGCCAACCAGCCGGGGGGCCGCGTGGTAGGCCTGCGCATTCCGGGTGGCGCCTCGCTGTCGCGCTCCGAGATCGACGCCTACACCCAGTTTGTGGGTATCTATGGTGCCAAGGGTCTGGCCTACATCAAGGTCAACGACATCAGCCAGCCGAACGAAACCGGCCTGCAGTCGCCGATCGTGAAAAACCTGACCGAAGCCGCGCTGAAAGCCACACTGGAGCGTACCGGTGCCCAGAATGGTGACCTGATCTTCTTTGGTGCCGACAAGGCCAAGGTGGTCAACGAAGCCATCGGCGCGCTGCGCCTCAAGATCGGCCATGAGAAAGGCTTTGCCAGCAAGGAATGGAAACCGCTGTGGGTGGTGGACTTCCCGATGTTCGAGCACGACGAGGAAGAAGACCGCTGGACCGCCTGCCACCACCCGTTCACCTCGCCGAAGGACGGCCATGAAGACCTGATGGTGACGGACCCGGCACAGTGCCTGGCCAAGGCTTACGACATGGTGCTGAACGGCTGGGAAATCGGCGGTGGCTCGGTGCGTATCCACCGTGCCGACGTGCAAAGCAAGGTGTTCGATGCGTTGAAAATCAGCCCGGAAGACGCTCAGAACAAGTTCGGCTTCCTGCTGGACAACCTGCAGTTCGGCGCACCGCCGCACGGTGGCCTGGCCTTCGGTCTGGACCGTCTGGTCACACTGATGACCGGTGCCGAGTCGATCCGCGACGTGATCGCCTTCCCGAAGACGCAACGTGCCCAGTGTCTGCTGACCAATGCACCGAACGCCGTGGACGAGAAGCAACTGCGCGACTTGCACATCAAGCTGCGCAACCCGCCGCAACTCGCCAGCTAA
- the pgl gene encoding 6-phosphogluconolactonase, which translates to MLQQHAFSDGQQLALALASELAATLRNALDVQQEVVLAVSGGKSPVPVFEALREVELDWSRVIVTLVDERWVSTSDPASNEALVRQHLLQGRAAVARFVPMFTGQSSARQAEPLLNATFAALPRPFAAVVLGMGDDGHTASLFPASPQLDAGLAADAPACLAQVGAAAPTERMSLTLPAILAARKVFLQFAGASKHAVFAEALRGADRRWPVSYVLAQSATPVEVFHAP; encoded by the coding sequence ATGCTGCAGCAACATGCCTTCTCCGATGGCCAGCAATTGGCGCTGGCGCTGGCCAGCGAACTGGCGGCAACCCTGCGCAACGCGCTGGACGTGCAGCAGGAAGTGGTGTTGGCGGTGTCGGGCGGTAAATCGCCTGTGCCGGTATTTGAAGCGCTGCGCGAGGTGGAGCTGGATTGGTCGCGGGTGATCGTCACTCTGGTGGATGAGCGCTGGGTCTCGACCAGTGACCCGGCCAGCAATGAGGCACTGGTTCGTCAGCATCTGTTGCAAGGCCGTGCTGCTGTGGCGCGCTTTGTACCGATGTTTACCGGACAGAGCAGCGCCCGTCAGGCCGAGCCCTTGCTGAATGCGACGTTTGCCGCCTTGCCGCGCCCGTTTGCGGCCGTGGTGCTGGGCATGGGGGATGATGGGCATACCGCTTCGCTGTTCCCGGCCAGCCCGCAGCTGGATGCGGGCCTGGCAGCTGATGCACCGGCCTGTCTGGCACAGGTCGGCGCGGCGGCACCGACGGAACGCATGAGCCTGACCCTGCCGGCCATTCTGGCGGCACGCAAGGTGTTCCTGCAGTTTGCCGGTGCCAGCAAGCATGCGGTATTTGCCGAGGCGCTGCGCGGTGCCGACCGGCGCTGGCCGGTCAGCTATGTGCTGGCACAGTCCGCCACCCCGGTTGAGGTGTTCCATGCACCTTGA
- the edd gene encoding phosphogluconate dehydratase, translating into MHATLQRVTDRIIERSKTTRAAWLQRMQAARLSNTTRSSISCTNVAHAYAAMPANDKLVLKAARRPNLGIVTSYNDMLSAHQPYEHYPELVRQAAREVGATAQVAGATPAMCDGVTQGQPGMELSLFSRDVIAMSTAIALSHQTFDAGLYLGVCDKIVPGLLIGALRFAHLPAVFVPAGPMASGISNSEKARIRQLYAEGKVDRDALLESEMASYHGAGTCTFYGTANSNQMLMEIMGLHLPGAAFVSPNTPLRDALTRAAAQRAVALSEAGHTLADVIDERSIVNGLVGLLATGGSTNHTIHLVAMARAAGIQINWDDFNDLSAVVPLLARVYPNGKADVNHFHAAGGMAFLIRELLDAGLLHEQVQTVVGNSLRDYTREPWLDNGQLAWRDAPLASGDACVLAPASSPFSADGGLRLLSGNLGRAVIKVSAVAAEHRVVRAPAILFDHQDALLAAFKRGELERDFIAVIRFQGPRANGMPELHKLTPTLAVLQERGFKVALVTDGRMSGASGKVPAAIHMTPEVLSGGPLGKVRDGDMIVLDAEAGTVHAEVDAAEWAQRDVPTPHTDTTYGFGRELFTGMRQHASDAESGAMTFAFSD; encoded by the coding sequence ATGCACGCCACTCTGCAACGTGTCACCGATCGCATTATTGAGCGTAGTAAAACTACACGAGCAGCTTGGCTGCAGCGCATGCAGGCTGCTCGCCTCAGCAACACCACCCGCAGCAGCATTTCCTGCACCAATGTCGCGCACGCCTACGCAGCGATGCCCGCCAACGACAAACTGGTGCTGAAAGCGGCTCGCCGCCCGAACCTTGGCATCGTCACCTCTTACAATGACATGCTGTCCGCCCACCAGCCCTATGAGCACTACCCGGAGTTAGTGCGCCAGGCTGCACGTGAAGTCGGCGCAACGGCACAAGTTGCCGGTGCCACCCCCGCCATGTGCGACGGCGTCACCCAAGGCCAGCCGGGCATGGAGCTGTCTTTGTTCAGCCGCGACGTGATTGCCATGAGCACGGCGATTGCCCTGTCGCACCAGACCTTTGACGCCGGGCTGTATCTGGGGGTATGCGACAAGATTGTGCCGGGCCTGCTGATCGGCGCCCTGCGCTTTGCCCACCTGCCCGCCGTCTTCGTCCCGGCAGGCCCGATGGCCAGCGGCATCAGCAATTCCGAGAAAGCCCGTATCCGTCAGCTGTATGCTGAAGGCAAGGTAGACCGCGACGCGCTGCTGGAATCCGAAATGGCGTCCTACCACGGTGCAGGTACCTGTACCTTCTATGGCACCGCCAACAGCAACCAGATGCTGATGGAAATCATGGGCCTACATTTGCCGGGTGCCGCATTCGTCAGCCCGAACACCCCGCTGCGCGATGCGCTGACCCGCGCAGCCGCCCAGCGTGCCGTGGCACTGAGTGAAGCCGGGCACACCCTGGCGGATGTCATCGACGAGCGCAGTATCGTGAATGGCCTGGTCGGCCTGCTCGCCACGGGTGGCTCGACCAATCACACCATCCACCTGGTAGCCATGGCGCGTGCCGCTGGCATCCAGATCAACTGGGACGACTTTAACGATCTTTCCGCCGTGGTGCCCCTGCTGGCCCGCGTGTATCCGAACGGCAAGGCCGACGTGAACCACTTCCACGCTGCAGGCGGCATGGCCTTTCTGATCCGAGAATTGCTGGATGCAGGCTTGCTGCACGAGCAGGTGCAGACGGTGGTAGGCAACAGCCTGCGCGATTACACCCGCGAACCGTGGCTCGACAACGGCCAGCTCGCCTGGCGTGATGCCCCGCTCGCAAGCGGTGACGCCTGCGTGCTGGCCCCAGCTAGCAGCCCGTTCAGCGCCGATGGTGGCCTGCGCCTGCTCAGTGGCAACCTGGGCCGTGCCGTGATCAAGGTCTCGGCGGTCGCCGCAGAACATCGCGTGGTGCGCGCACCGGCCATCCTGTTTGACCATCAGGACGCCTTGCTGGCCGCCTTCAAACGCGGCGAGCTGGAGCGTGACTTTATCGCCGTCATCCGCTTCCAGGGCCCCCGTGCCAATGGCATGCCCGAGCTGCACAAGCTGACCCCGACCCTGGCCGTGCTGCAGGAACGTGGTTTCAAAGTCGCCCTGGTGACCGATGGCCGCATGTCCGGCGCCAGCGGCAAGGTGCCTGCCGCCATCCACATGACGCCGGAAGTCCTCAGCGGTGGCCCACTGGGCAAGGTGAGAGACGGCGACATGATCGTACTGGACGCTGAAGCAGGCACCGTACATGCGGAAGTGGATGCCGCCGAGTGGGCGCAGCGCGACGTGCCCACGCCCCACACCGACACCACGTATGGCTTTGGTCGCGAGCTGTTTACCGGTATGCGCCAGCACGCCAGCGACGCCGAATCCGGCGCCATGACCTTTGCCTTTTCGGATTAA
- a CDS encoding glucokinase — protein MHLEQPWLIADIGGTNARFALYRPASGFASPQVLPTSEHATLQAAAAHYLQQLGLTEPAVRPRYAAFGIANPITGDWVQMTNHSWQFSISELQSALGLGKLLMLNDFSALALALPHLQAAELQQVGGGVPVPHEAMALIGPGTGLGVSGLLPDGHGGWLALAGEGGHVTLAPFDAVERAVVDYVQARHPHVSAERLLCGGGAGQDMGLPLLHEAVCAVQAIPQQARTAAEITRLGVVGEDAACRLTVDLFCAMLGTMAANLVLSLGARGGCFIGGGIVPRLGSYFAQSPFRRRFEEKGRCSAYLQQVPTYVIHAEYPAFTGAAAALAQWLQTHRQT, from the coding sequence ATGCACCTTGAGCAGCCTTGGCTGATTGCCGACATTGGCGGCACCAATGCCCGCTTTGCCTTGTATCGCCCGGCATCCGGCTTTGCCTCACCGCAGGTCTTGCCGACGAGTGAGCATGCCACCCTGCAGGCAGCTGCAGCACACTACCTGCAGCAGCTGGGCCTGACCGAGCCAGCCGTACGGCCGCGGTATGCGGCATTTGGCATTGCCAATCCGATTACCGGTGATTGGGTGCAGATGACCAATCACAGCTGGCAGTTTTCCATTAGCGAGCTGCAGTCCGCGCTGGGGCTGGGCAAGCTGTTGATGCTGAACGATTTTTCCGCGCTGGCGCTGGCGTTGCCCCATCTGCAAGCGGCTGAGCTGCAGCAGGTAGGCGGCGGCGTACCCGTACCGCATGAGGCGATGGCCTTGATCGGCCCGGGTACCGGCCTGGGCGTGTCAGGCTTGCTGCCGGATGGTCATGGCGGCTGGCTGGCCCTGGCGGGAGAGGGTGGACATGTCACACTGGCACCGTTTGATGCGGTCGAACGTGCGGTGGTGGACTACGTACAAGCTCGCCACCCGCATGTGTCGGCCGAGCGTCTGCTGTGTGGCGGCGGGGCTGGACAGGATATGGGCCTGCCGCTGCTGCATGAGGCCGTGTGTGCCGTGCAGGCGATACCGCAGCAAGCACGTACCGCTGCAGAAATCACCCGGCTGGGTGTGGTAGGTGAGGACGCTGCCTGCCGCCTGACGGTGGACCTTTTCTGCGCGATGCTGGGCACCATGGCTGCGAATCTGGTGCTCAGCTTGGGCGCGCGGGGGGGCTGCTTTATCGGCGGCGGCATCGTGCCGCGCTTGGGCAGTTACTTTGCACAGTCACCTTTCCGTCGTCGCTTTGAGGAGAAGGGGCGTTGTTCGGCGTACCTGCAGCAGGTGCCGACTTATGTCATCCACGCGGAATACCCGGCCTTTACGGGCGCGGCGGCCGCACTGGCGCAATGGCTGCAGACACATCGTCAGACCTGA
- a CDS encoding DUF502 domain-containing protein: protein MRLPLATLRRYLLTGLLIWVPLVITLWVLNLVVGTLDGQFSKLPLDWQPNTLLYKLLSHIVPVSWLPASPADFHAPGLGVIITLLVLILTGVTVSNMLGRQLLRLWEHMLNSIPVVKSIYSSVKQVSDTLFSSNGQAFRKALLVQYPREGSWTIAFQTGTPSGEVAELLPGQMVGVYVPTTPNPTSGFFLMMPVEDVRELEMSVDEALKYVISMGVVPPKDMVERSGQR from the coding sequence ATGCGCCTGCCACTAGCCACCCTGCGGCGCTACCTGCTGACCGGCCTGCTGATCTGGGTGCCGCTGGTCATCACGCTGTGGGTGCTCAATCTGGTCGTGGGGACGCTGGACGGCCAGTTCAGCAAACTGCCGCTGGACTGGCAGCCCAACACCCTGCTGTACAAGCTACTGTCACACATCGTGCCGGTCAGCTGGCTACCGGCCAGCCCTGCGGACTTTCACGCACCGGGCTTAGGGGTCATCATCACCTTGCTGGTGCTGATCCTAACCGGTGTCACGGTCAGCAATATGCTGGGTCGGCAATTGCTGCGGCTGTGGGAACACATGCTGAACAGCATTCCGGTGGTGAAATCCATTTACAGCAGTGTCAAGCAGGTATCCGACACCCTGTTCTCCAGCAATGGCCAAGCCTTTCGCAAGGCCTTGCTGGTACAGTATCCCCGTGAAGGCAGCTGGACCATTGCCTTTCAGACGGGCACACCCAGCGGCGAAGTGGCCGAGTTACTGCCGGGCCAGATGGTGGGCGTCTATGTACCGACGACGCCCAACCCGACCTCCGGTTTTTTCCTGATGATGCCGGTGGAAGACGTACGGGAATTGGAGATGAGCGTCGATGAGGCGTTAAAATACGTCATCTCCATGGGGGTGGTTCCCCCCAAAGACATGGTGGAGCGGTCCGGCCAGCGCTAA